From the genome of Rhodohalobacter mucosus, one region includes:
- a CDS encoding ATP-binding protein: protein MFDMQSICPYTGLRSFTEEESLYFKGRDQQIDQITALLERNKFLMLTGASGEGKSSLIYAGLIPNARAGFFKAQYSNWVVADFRPERTPVSNMAEAISDKFMINPATAETELRRGYSSLIDLYTSSKFYVDKNSEEWKDASDEKRAEMQRSSANLLIIADQFEEFFTNPENYYNEVPSQDSQVVVNLLLETAKIALEKDIPVYVVCTMRSDYIGQCSAFRGLPDYIGFSQFFVPRLKRKDLKQVILEPAELSGNRISQRLVERLLYDLSEGVDQLPILQHALKQIWRAADDGSEEMDLIHYAKVGGMPANELPEEDQQNFLTWYKELPEFQRGYYKDTGLNRVIEIHADLLFENAWNYYSENYPDHPISKKRAERIISTAFSCLTKIDNSRAVRNRMSLQEITDIIDSQGISSEIVGRVLKPFREEGNSFVRPFCTDDPDSCELSGDAVLDITHESLIRNWTRLREWAHREFEFYSIYQDFKKQLDRWKNSGKSSNFLLPIGPLSFFENWYAECRPNPSWIRRYSEIEGDKQAELESAGHQLQDIREFLKRSARKVAIPRAFMKYGAKRIATGFAIWAMIILSIIYWIDAEQKQNDSVVETIQERSASLLQSNEVNSEIKANNLLISERYEPGSLAESISEFNPRSALTLSVDLYRQLLMYNKYDKSDLKGDLIQQARERMDAMLDAGTDPPFLLNELNQFTTMLAYDNYYNPEIQTEEILRSYADEGYNLALSFFSDTSLFRPTIPIELNYAIQQWLTFGSVTPAKSEVILDLISPFENAEAEEMFRVYYPRGSYEINGRVANNFNGGYHTLASLYASEGDSDHVIASFEQIRDSGQDEYFIGSLFNNYNHILAIFYQFGHDRQAAPMVAWLGENYESNVPLTIYRNSVIRAGYMSAFYRVNVQKNIFRAFGGYFFPNLTLADREVFDSLANRYESMIRAIPDENERNYTLAINKKRRAVYNHKYAFDRGLIPRLDELTGLLDEAVEHFRMVDESFLDEEIPVTLPYFGEGVRSIQIKRRNLFIYPDYMEGWFSRTYHSDLFFNYIHRNELIEEFYRTPEELDMIHLWLAKAYEKKPNMEYVKFDNNYTLSDEVHSRILSVIEEHAVGPSFDLNLLSLIMANREFDKGNTEEALEHYARFDEDNFQASRDRYEYIEKTFFMNQMKDIAVNLAVAGYHDEALAMAERFEAEHEKAYAYIFIAENVYLEAQSPESFVYLDSALTKASRVDFSQFDYGVNRQIDIRQNLILLLSRIGGRELNEISNDVLREMVEDVKFSGIFSRVFGVAEEGNFYRAMTAMPPTLTEGQELFLQSLILRQAAVAQQTAEEAARWEPMDTFFTHDFNYVFYLPN from the coding sequence ATGTTTGATATGCAATCCATATGTCCTTACACCGGCCTTCGGTCTTTTACTGAAGAGGAGAGCCTCTATTTCAAGGGGCGGGACCAGCAGATCGATCAGATCACCGCACTGCTTGAACGGAACAAGTTTCTGATGCTTACCGGTGCGTCCGGTGAAGGCAAGTCTTCTTTGATCTATGCGGGTCTGATTCCAAATGCACGGGCAGGCTTTTTCAAAGCGCAGTACAGCAATTGGGTGGTTGCCGATTTCCGCCCCGAGCGCACTCCGGTCAGTAACATGGCGGAAGCTATCTCCGACAAGTTTATGATCAATCCTGCCACGGCCGAAACGGAACTCCGCCGCGGATATTCGTCCCTTATTGACCTCTATACCAGTTCCAAATTCTACGTTGATAAAAACAGCGAAGAGTGGAAGGACGCATCCGATGAGAAAAGAGCGGAAATGCAGAGATCATCCGCCAACCTTCTCATCATTGCCGATCAGTTTGAGGAATTTTTCACCAATCCCGAAAACTATTACAACGAGGTGCCGTCGCAGGACTCTCAGGTGGTGGTAAACCTTCTACTGGAAACCGCGAAGATTGCCCTGGAAAAGGATATTCCGGTTTATGTAGTCTGTACCATGCGTTCCGATTACATCGGGCAGTGTTCTGCGTTCAGAGGTTTACCAGATTATATCGGATTTTCACAGTTTTTTGTCCCCCGGCTGAAACGAAAGGATCTCAAGCAGGTAATCCTTGAGCCGGCCGAGTTAAGCGGAAACCGGATTTCACAGCGCCTTGTGGAACGGCTGCTTTACGATCTATCCGAGGGTGTGGATCAGCTCCCCATCCTGCAGCATGCGCTCAAACAGATCTGGCGTGCAGCCGATGACGGCAGCGAGGAGATGGACCTTATCCACTACGCCAAGGTGGGAGGCATGCCCGCAAATGAGCTGCCGGAAGAGGATCAGCAGAATTTTCTCACATGGTACAAAGAGCTGCCGGAGTTTCAGCGCGGCTACTACAAGGATACGGGGCTGAACCGTGTTATCGAAATTCATGCAGACCTGCTGTTTGAAAACGCCTGGAATTATTATTCGGAAAACTATCCGGATCATCCCATATCCAAAAAGAGGGCTGAACGGATCATCTCCACAGCTTTCAGCTGTCTCACCAAGATCGACAACAGCCGCGCCGTCAGAAACCGGATGAGCCTGCAGGAAATTACCGATATTATCGACTCTCAGGGCATATCAAGTGAGATTGTCGGCAGGGTGCTTAAACCATTCAGGGAAGAAGGCAACTCCTTTGTCAGGCCTTTTTGCACCGATGATCCCGATTCCTGTGAACTTTCCGGCGATGCCGTGCTCGACATCACCCATGAGAGCCTGATCCGGAACTGGACCAGGCTGCGTGAGTGGGCACATCGTGAATTTGAATTCTACTCTATCTACCAGGACTTCAAAAAGCAGCTCGACCGCTGGAAAAACAGCGGAAAGAGCAGCAACTTCCTGCTGCCCATCGGTCCTCTCTCCTTTTTCGAGAACTGGTACGCCGAATGTCGGCCAAATCCGAGCTGGATCCGCCGGTATTCTGAAATAGAGGGCGACAAACAGGCCGAACTGGAGAGCGCCGGTCACCAGCTGCAGGATATCCGGGAGTTTCTGAAACGTAGCGCCCGAAAAGTTGCGATACCTCGTGCATTTATGAAATACGGCGCAAAGAGGATTGCAACCGGTTTTGCTATTTGGGCCATGATTATTCTATCGATTATATACTGGATTGATGCAGAGCAGAAACAGAATGATTCGGTTGTTGAAACCATACAGGAACGCTCGGCTTCGCTCCTTCAAAGCAACGAAGTGAACTCTGAAATTAAAGCGAACAACCTGCTGATCAGTGAACGCTATGAACCCGGATCACTTGCTGAAAGCATTTCTGAGTTCAATCCTCGCTCCGCACTTACTCTCTCTGTGGATCTTTACAGGCAGCTTCTGATGTACAATAAATACGACAAAAGCGATCTGAAAGGGGATCTTATTCAACAAGCACGGGAACGAATGGATGCCATGCTGGATGCCGGAACAGATCCGCCCTTTCTGCTGAATGAGCTGAACCAGTTCACCACCATGCTGGCTTACGACAACTATTATAATCCGGAAATACAAACCGAGGAAATTTTGCGGAGCTACGCGGATGAAGGATACAATCTGGCCCTCTCCTTCTTCAGCGATACATCTCTCTTCCGGCCCACGATCCCGATCGAACTGAATTACGCGATTCAGCAGTGGCTTACATTCGGCAGCGTTACCCCTGCGAAATCTGAGGTTATCCTCGACCTGATATCACCGTTTGAAAACGCCGAGGCTGAAGAGATGTTTCGCGTCTATTACCCGCGCGGCAGCTACGAGATCAACGGCCGGGTAGCCAACAACTTCAACGGAGGCTATCACACCCTCGCCTCTCTCTATGCTTCTGAAGGAGACTCGGACCATGTAATTGCGAGCTTTGAACAGATCCGTGACTCCGGTCAGGATGAGTATTTCATCGGCAGCCTGTTCAACAACTACAACCATATTCTGGCCATCTTCTACCAGTTCGGGCACGACCGGCAGGCTGCACCAATGGTTGCCTGGCTGGGTGAGAACTACGAATCGAATGTGCCGCTGACCATCTACCGGAACTCCGTGATCCGCGCCGGTTATATGAGTGCTTTTTATCGTGTGAATGTTCAGAAAAATATCTTCCGTGCATTTGGCGGCTACTTTTTCCCAAATCTGACCCTGGCCGACCGTGAAGTGTTTGATTCGCTTGCAAACAGATATGAATCGATGATTCGTGCCATTCCGGACGAAAACGAAAGAAACTACACTTTAGCCATCAACAAGAAACGGCGGGCCGTATACAACCATAAGTATGCTTTCGACCGGGGTTTGATTCCCAGGCTGGATGAACTGACCGGCCTTCTTGACGAAGCCGTTGAGCATTTTCGTATGGTTGATGAATCTTTTCTGGATGAGGAAATTCCTGTAACCTTGCCCTATTTCGGGGAAGGCGTGCGGAGCATACAGATCAAAAGACGCAATCTGTTTATTTATCCCGACTATATGGAGGGATGGTTCAGCCGAACCTACCACTCGGATCTCTTTTTCAATTACATACACCGGAACGAGCTGATAGAGGAGTTTTACCGAACGCCCGAGGAGCTCGACATGATTCACCTGTGGCTTGCCAAGGCGTACGAGAAAAAACCGAACATGGAGTATGTCAAGTTTGACAATAATTATACGCTATCTGATGAGGTTCATTCCCGTATCCTGTCCGTCATTGAAGAACATGCTGTTGGCCCGTCCTTCGACCTGAACCTTCTAAGCCTCATCATGGCAAACAGGGAGTTCGACAAAGGCAACACAGAAGAAGCCTTGGAGCATTATGCCCGTTTTGACGAAGATAATTTCCAGGCTTCCAGGGACCGCTATGAATACATTGAAAAAACCTTTTTCATGAATCAGATGAAAGACATCGCCGTGAATCTGGCAGTCGCGGGATACCATGACGAAGCGCTGGCCATGGCTGAACGATTTGAAGCGGAACATGAGAAAGCCTATGCCTATATATTCATTGCAGAAAATGTCTACCTGGAGGCTCAATCTCCCGAATCCTTTGTTTATCTTGACTCAGCCCTTACCAAAGCAAGCCGTGTCGACTTTTCACAGTTCGATTACGGAGTGAACAGGCAGATCGACATTCGTCAAAACCTGATCCTGCTGCTCTCCAGAATAGGCGGGCGCGAACTCAATGAGATTTCGAACGATGTGCTTCGCGAGATGGTCGAGGATGTTAAGTTTTCAGGAATCTTCAGCCGGGTATTTGGCGTGGCAGAGGAGGGCAATTTCTACAGGGCCATGACGGCCATGCCACCCACGTTAACGGAAGGTCAGGAGCTCTTCCTGCAGTCACTGATTCTCCGGCAGGCTGCTGTAGCACAGCAGACAGCTGAGGAAGCAGCTCGCTGGGAACCCATGGATACCTTTTTCACCCACGATTTCAACTATGTATTCTACCTGCCCAACTAA
- a CDS encoding SLATT domain-containing protein, with amino-acid sequence MPEKSDAKRSILFTGHLIDAAGRKEKRFRVDMMEDVRRLIRTYLEEEMRHDAPDIAITSLGAGGDMIFADEVLKMGIPLIVFLPFAKERFLEESVLFEKESTREPVNWEKEFERILGSADKVIYTGDATADENPFEKCNRSMFEYAMTEAGGDKELVTAMALMRPQEALKDGGTSHFVEELKRRRIGVHIVWPEAKEKPNEVDMLDSIIPVFRELDSSATYHQNKWKQRLITGLIILGVIVFFDEFGNIPDTMFWGYAPVVRIIAVIISMTGVFVTLQLRLSDKTSFGKWTQDRAKAEQIRSEIWFYLFNIRSENNESGCYSESEFEQYIDQLKPFVWHGYLINMSRLIGLKKRVLSYDLAGKKKYYRKYRLADQLAYFRKKRAQLRKKMFFYKTVIYLMLAVSLVWGMLNIIGEFYTMPAYIVDISLIGMLVGFIALISTYLESNNTKEMEFKYQQMQEGLETVIEKSESIRDLAHFDTYVLDSETYLRSQNKEWSLKRLKE; translated from the coding sequence ATGCCCGAAAAAAGCGACGCCAAACGATCAATTCTGTTTACCGGTCATCTGATTGATGCGGCCGGCCGTAAAGAAAAACGGTTTCGGGTTGATATGATGGAGGATGTGCGCAGGCTTATCCGCACGTATCTGGAGGAGGAGATGCGCCATGACGCGCCTGATATTGCTATCACCAGCCTGGGTGCAGGCGGAGATATGATTTTTGCCGATGAAGTGCTGAAAATGGGAATTCCGCTCATCGTTTTTCTACCATTTGCAAAAGAGCGGTTCCTTGAGGAATCTGTGCTGTTTGAAAAAGAGAGCACACGCGAACCTGTGAATTGGGAGAAGGAATTTGAGCGTATCCTTGGGTCGGCCGATAAGGTGATATATACAGGGGATGCAACCGCAGACGAAAATCCCTTTGAAAAATGCAACCGATCGATGTTTGAGTATGCGATGACGGAGGCGGGCGGGGACAAAGAGCTTGTCACAGCCATGGCGCTGATGCGTCCGCAGGAAGCACTGAAAGATGGAGGTACCTCCCATTTTGTGGAGGAATTGAAAAGAAGACGCATCGGAGTGCATATCGTCTGGCCTGAAGCGAAAGAGAAGCCCAACGAAGTGGACATGCTCGATTCCATCATCCCGGTCTTCAGGGAGCTCGACAGTTCTGCTACCTATCATCAGAACAAATGGAAGCAAAGACTGATTACGGGATTGATTATCCTGGGTGTCATTGTCTTCTTTGATGAGTTCGGAAATATACCGGACACCATGTTCTGGGGATATGCACCGGTAGTCCGGATTATTGCCGTTATTATTTCTATGACGGGTGTATTTGTGACGCTTCAGCTTAGGCTCTCCGACAAAACCAGCTTTGGCAAATGGACCCAGGATCGTGCGAAAGCGGAGCAGATCCGCAGTGAGATCTGGTTCTATCTGTTCAATATCCGGTCGGAAAACAATGAGTCGGGCTGCTATTCCGAAAGCGAGTTTGAACAGTACATCGACCAGCTGAAACCGTTTGTATGGCACGGATATCTCATCAATATGAGCCGGCTGATCGGACTGAAGAAGCGTGTTCTCTCCTATGACCTTGCCGGGAAGAAAAAGTACTACAGAAAGTACCGGCTCGCGGATCAGCTGGCCTATTTTAGAAAAAAAAGGGCTCAGCTGAGAAAGAAGATGTTTTTCTACAAAACCGTCATTTATCTGATGCTGGCCGTATCGCTTGTCTGGGGGATGCTCAATATTATCGGTGAATTCTACACCATGCCGGCCTACATTGTGGATATAAGCCTGATCGGGATGCTGGTGGGATTCATTGCGCTGATTTCCACCTATTTGGAATCCAACAATACCAAAGAGATGGAATTCAAGTATCAGCAGATGCAGGAGGGGCTGGAGACCGTCATCGAAAAATCGGAGTCGATCCGGGATCTGGCACATTTTGACACCTATGTGCTGGACAGCGAAACCTACCTGCGGTCGCAGAACAAAGAGTGGAGCCTGAAGCGGTTGAAGGAGTGA
- a CDS encoding amidohydrolase family protein — protein MTRFLIALLTFLIALPAGLIAQDNGDDGKWDVNTHRAGYEEISFETDEGTWMNLDVSPDGSQIVFDMLGDIYIMPIDGGEAELLRGGLAYEIQPRFSPDGSQISFTSDAGGGDNIWVMNRDGSDAKQVTNESFRLLNNAFWTPDGNYLVARKHFTSGRSLGAGEMWMYHITGGSGIQLTERPNDQQDAGQPFVSPDGRYVYYSQDVYPGGFFQYNKDPNSQIYVINRYDRQEGNIERVTGGPGGAISPTLSPDGTRMAFIKRVRTKSVLFIRDMESGIERPVYDDLTIDQQQAWAIFGPYTNFNWTPDGNHLIFWSKGKINKLNVNTLESEIIPFTATATHQLADVVHFESDPAPDTFTAKAIRHATTSPDGSLLVFNAAGYLWKKELPNGTPERLTSETNLEFEPAFSPDGNALAWVTWSDEEMGAIKTMRLNQRRATPRQITTEKGIYREPSFSPDGSTIVFRRENGNNHMGYAWTEYTGIFTIPVDGGEMKKVRDGGGTPIFNASGDRIFYQQGTNFRSVDLNGQDEKHHFRSEYALGFTPSPDNQWIAFHELYKVYIAPMPQVGDDITLSANTRAIPVTHVAQDAGYYLHWSGDGQKLHWTLGEEYFTVELAEAFDFLSGGEKSEELPLGENDGIMIGLELETDKPEGVVAFTNARIITMDGDEVIENGTIVVRDNRIESVGANVSVPSGAHVVDASGHTIMPGLVDAHAHIGNFRQGLSPNQQWEYFANLGYGVTTAHDPSSNTEMIFSQSEMVKAGNMIGPRIFSTGRILYGAENVQKTVVNGLDDARSAVRRTAAFGATSVKSYNQPRRDQRQQILEAAREIGVNVMPEGGSTFTHNMSMILDGHTGIEHNVPIYPLYRDVLTLWENSEVGYTPTLVVNYGSMSGEFYWYQHTNVWEKERLLEFTPRGVVDSRSRHRTMVPEEEYEIGHFRSAAAAKELHDRGVTVNIGGHGQLQGLAAHWETWMFTQGGMSNHDALRTATINPANYIGAGDHIGSLEPGKLADLIVIDGNPLENIYDTENVVYTMINGRLYDASTMNEIGNYSRERLPFWWERQGYSEQFDWHAIIEADAHGHNVNGH, from the coding sequence ATGACACGTTTTCTGATTGCACTGCTTACTTTTCTCATAGCCCTGCCGGCAGGTCTCATCGCACAGGATAATGGCGATGATGGCAAATGGGATGTAAACACACATCGCGCCGGATACGAAGAAATTTCCTTTGAAACCGACGAAGGCACCTGGATGAACCTGGATGTGAGTCCGGACGGCTCACAGATTGTATTCGATATGCTGGGTGATATCTATATCATGCCGATTGACGGCGGCGAAGCGGAGCTGCTGCGCGGCGGACTCGCCTACGAAATTCAGCCCCGGTTCAGCCCGGACGGCTCACAAATCTCCTTTACAAGCGATGCCGGTGGCGGCGACAACATCTGGGTGATGAACCGCGATGGCTCGGACGCCAAACAAGTCACCAACGAGAGCTTCCGCCTTCTCAACAACGCCTTCTGGACACCCGACGGTAACTACCTGGTAGCCCGCAAACACTTCACATCAGGACGCTCACTCGGTGCCGGCGAGATGTGGATGTATCATATTACCGGCGGATCCGGCATTCAGCTCACCGAGCGGCCCAACGACCAGCAGGATGCGGGTCAGCCGTTTGTCTCCCCCGACGGACGCTACGTCTACTACAGCCAGGATGTTTATCCCGGCGGATTCTTTCAGTACAACAAGGATCCCAACAGCCAAATCTACGTGATTAACCGGTACGACCGGCAGGAAGGCAATATCGAACGCGTGACCGGCGGGCCGGGCGGTGCCATCTCACCAACCCTTTCCCCTGACGGAACCCGCATGGCGTTCATTAAGCGGGTGAGAACCAAGTCGGTCCTTTTCATCCGCGATATGGAGAGCGGTATTGAGCGCCCGGTATATGACGACCTCACCATCGATCAGCAGCAGGCGTGGGCGATCTTTGGTCCCTACACCAATTTCAACTGGACGCCCGACGGCAATCATCTCATTTTCTGGTCGAAGGGCAAGATCAACAAGCTGAATGTGAATACACTCGAATCGGAGATCATCCCATTCACTGCCACGGCTACACATCAGCTGGCCGACGTGGTCCATTTTGAATCTGATCCCGCGCCCGACACCTTTACAGCCAAGGCGATCCGCCACGCCACCACCTCCCCCGACGGCAGCCTTTTGGTGTTCAACGCGGCCGGCTATCTCTGGAAGAAAGAGCTGCCCAACGGCACACCGGAGCGGCTCACAAGCGAAACCAACCTGGAATTCGAGCCCGCTTTTTCACCGGACGGAAACGCCCTGGCATGGGTTACCTGGAGTGATGAGGAGATGGGGGCCATCAAAACGATGCGCCTGAACCAGCGCAGGGCCACTCCGCGACAAATCACAACCGAGAAAGGCATTTACCGCGAACCCTCCTTCTCACCGGACGGCAGCACGATTGTGTTCCGGCGTGAGAACGGCAACAACCACATGGGATACGCGTGGACCGAATATACGGGCATCTTTACCATACCGGTCGATGGCGGGGAGATGAAGAAGGTCCGTGACGGCGGCGGCACACCCATCTTCAATGCGTCCGGCGACCGCATTTTTTACCAGCAGGGCACCAACTTCCGCAGTGTGGACCTGAACGGACAGGATGAGAAGCACCACTTCCGTTCCGAATATGCACTCGGCTTTACGCCCAGCCCCGACAACCAATGGATCGCCTTCCATGAGCTCTACAAGGTGTATATCGCCCCGATGCCGCAGGTTGGTGATGACATCACCCTGAGCGCCAACACACGCGCCATTCCGGTCACTCATGTGGCGCAGGATGCGGGGTATTACCTACACTGGTCAGGTGACGGACAAAAACTGCACTGGACTCTTGGCGAGGAGTACTTCACCGTGGAACTGGCCGAAGCGTTCGACTTTCTGAGCGGCGGAGAAAAAAGCGAGGAGCTGCCTCTGGGTGAAAATGACGGCATCATGATCGGGCTGGAACTGGAAACCGACAAACCGGAAGGCGTGGTGGCTTTCACCAACGCGCGCATCATCACCATGGATGGCGATGAAGTGATCGAAAACGGGACTATCGTGGTTCGTGACAACCGGATTGAATCAGTGGGTGCAAACGTATCCGTCCCAAGCGGGGCCCACGTTGTGGATGCCTCCGGTCACACCATCATGCCCGGCCTGGTGGATGCCCATGCGCACATCGGCAACTTCCGGCAGGGACTGAGCCCGAACCAGCAGTGGGAGTATTTTGCCAACCTGGGGTACGGTGTTACAACCGCGCACGATCCCTCCTCCAATACGGAGATGATCTTCTCGCAGTCGGAGATGGTGAAAGCCGGGAATATGATCGGTCCGCGCATTTTCTCTACCGGACGCATCCTGTACGGTGCCGAAAACGTGCAGAAAACCGTTGTGAACGGACTGGACGACGCGCGTTCCGCCGTCAGAAGAACGGCGGCATTCGGAGCTACTTCCGTGAAGAGCTACAACCAGCCGCGGCGGGATCAGCGTCAGCAGATCCTTGAGGCCGCGCGCGAGATTGGCGTCAACGTAATGCCCGAGGGCGGATCCACCTTTACGCACAACATGAGCATGATTCTGGACGGACACACAGGCATCGAGCACAACGTACCTATCTACCCGCTCTACCGGGATGTGCTCACGCTCTGGGAAAACTCCGAAGTGGGATACACACCCACTCTGGTGGTGAACTACGGCAGCATGAGTGGTGAGTTCTACTGGTACCAGCACACCAACGTCTGGGAGAAGGAGCGTCTATTGGAGTTCACTCCGAGAGGCGTGGTCGATTCCCGGTCGCGTCACCGCACCATGGTACCCGAAGAGGAGTATGAGATCGGACACTTCCGGAGTGCGGCGGCGGCCAAAGAGCTGCACGACCGCGGTGTGACGGTAAATATTGGCGGGCACGGACAGCTTCAGGGCCTGGCGGCACACTGGGAGACCTGGATGTTCACCCAGGGCGGCATGAGCAACCACGATGCACTCCGCACAGCAACTATTAATCCTGCAAACTACATCGGCGCGGGCGATCATATCGGCTCACTTGAGCCCGGCAAACTGGCCGACCTGATCGTGATCGACGGCAATCCGCTGGAGAATATCTACGACACCGAGAACGTGGTCTATACCATGATCAATGGTCGTCTGTACGATGCCTCCACCATGAACGAGATCGGCAACTACTCGCGCGAGCGCCTGCCCTTCTGGTGGGAGCGTCAGGGCTACAGCGAGCAGTTCGACTGGCACGCCATCATCGAAGCCGACGCCCACGGCCATAATGTGAACGGGCATTGA
- a CDS encoding 6-bladed beta-propeller — protein MKLKILFLALLFSISSHLYSQEIKYISDFGNSLDPTNFEFGSIDDITVVEDKIYVLDSILNKVHLLILENEEIRRFGEIDIQKGNGPGELNDLSALAASENNLAIADARSRRVVIFSNEGDLVSQFNIRFRPTNMHLLGEENRLLVTGFWPTVQDKILHVIDFNGNEINTYIERPSNWMQIARTGNFERVLPGSGHFYVSYPNPYKIEKYDWNGVLIDSYVKNETDNNIQADGRILRIRQRIIDLNFWDNKILALVLNDDVYSIDIFDQDLNPVNKISGDTLETDHASTMRIVSDNFFLIRQIEQIPYLRLYKIEK, from the coding sequence ATGAAATTAAAAATATTATTCTTAGCTCTATTATTTAGTATCAGTAGCCACCTTTATTCCCAGGAAATAAAATACATTTCAGATTTTGGGAATTCATTAGACCCAACCAACTTCGAGTTTGGTTCTATAGATGATATTACTGTTGTAGAAGATAAAATTTATGTTTTAGACAGTATTCTGAATAAAGTTCATCTGCTTATTCTTGAAAACGAAGAAATCAGAAGATTCGGAGAGATTGATATACAAAAAGGAAACGGGCCGGGTGAGCTCAATGACCTATCGGCTTTGGCAGCCAGTGAGAATAATCTGGCAATTGCAGATGCCAGAAGTCGCCGGGTCGTGATTTTTAGTAATGAAGGAGATTTAGTAAGTCAATTTAATATCCGGTTCAGGCCTACCAATATGCATCTTTTAGGAGAGGAGAATAGACTCTTGGTAACAGGTTTTTGGCCTACGGTTCAGGATAAAATTTTGCATGTGATTGATTTCAACGGAAATGAAATCAACACCTATATAGAACGGCCGTCAAATTGGATGCAGATCGCAAGAACCGGTAATTTTGAAAGAGTTTTGCCTGGTTCAGGCCATTTTTATGTGAGCTATCCTAACCCATATAAAATCGAAAAGTATGATTGGAATGGAGTCTTGATAGATTCCTATGTCAAGAATGAAACAGATAATAATATCCAGGCAGACGGGCGCATTCTAAGAATAAGACAGCGAATTATTGACTTAAATTTTTGGGACAATAAAATTCTTGCACTGGTACTAAATGACGATGTTTATAGTATTGATATATTTGATCAAGATCTTAATCCGGTAAATAAAATTTCCGGTGACACATTGGAAACCGACCATGCAAGTACCATGAGGATTGTTTCCGATAATTTTTTTTTGATTCGGCAAATAGAACAAATTCCTTATTTGCGTCTTTACAAAATTGAAAAATAA
- a CDS encoding helix-turn-helix domain-containing protein yields MRVLGLVEKGYTSSEISDKLGNSKRTIQTHKQNICHKLGVKGRLGLQKWLWEVKNG; encoded by the coding sequence GTGAGGGTGCTGGGACTGGTAGAAAAAGGATATACAAGCAGTGAGATATCAGACAAGCTGGGCAACTCCAAGCGGACCATTCAGACACACAAACAGAACATATGCCATAAACTCGGTGTTAAGGGCAGGCTTGGGCTGCAAAAGTGGCTCTGGGAAGTCAAGAACGGCTAA
- a CDS encoding nucleotidyltransferase, with the protein MLSNEFKEFARLLNDQKVEYLLVGGYAVVLYGYVRYTGDIDFWINPTKKNAAKVVEVLNDFGFGSLDLGVEDFTKEDQIIQLGYPPNRIDIITSVTGLTFSDSYSNRNSFTIEGVAIQTISLEDLKKNKKASGRYKDLDDLENL; encoded by the coding sequence ATGCTGAGCAACGAGTTCAAAGAGTTTGCAAGATTATTAAACGATCAGAAAGTTGAGTATCTGCTAGTAGGCGGGTATGCCGTCGTATTATACGGTTACGTGAGATATACTGGTGATATAGATTTTTGGATTAATCCAACCAAAAAAAATGCCGCAAAAGTTGTTGAGGTTCTGAATGATTTTGGTTTTGGTAGTCTAGACCTCGGAGTTGAAGATTTTACCAAAGAAGACCAGATCATTCAATTAGGTTACCCCCCAAACCGAATTGATATTATTACTTCTGTGACCGGTTTAACCTTCTCTGATAGCTATTCAAATAGAAACTCTTTTACAATTGAGGGAGTTGCCATTCAAACTATTTCGCTTGAAGATCTAAAGAAAAATAAGAAAGCATCGGGCCGCTATAAAGATCTTGATGATCTTGAAAACTTGTAA